From a region of the Globicephala melas chromosome 19, mGloMel1.2, whole genome shotgun sequence genome:
- the LOC132593957 gene encoding ly6/PLAUR domain-containing protein 4-like produces the protein MGPQHLSPVQLLCLLGAISTLPWAGALLCYEATSSLFRAVDLHNWQWLLMRSMVCKLNEGCEETLVFIETGTRRGIVGFKGCSPASSYPPQVSYLVSPPGLSIASYSRVCRTYLCNNLTNMDPFVKLKAKAPKTLASSSHSCPTCVGEHSKDCLPNFVTTEACPNNATECYRSTLKFQAGYLNTTFLLMGCARENTDILSHFHHIGSIRVTEAINILERAQFAGAEPSSGRPAWGILLGLLFAFRD, from the exons ATGGGACCTCAGCATTTGAGCCCCGTGCAGCTGCTCTGTCTCCTAGGGGCCATTTCCACTCTGCCTT GGGCTGGAGCTCTTTTGTGTTATGAAGCAACATCTTCCCTCTTCAGAGCTGTTGATCTCCATAACTGGCAATGGCTTCTGATGAGGAGCATGGTGTGTAAACTGAATGAGGGCTGTGAGGAGACGCTGGTGTTCATCGAGACAG GGACCAGAAGGGGAATTGTGGGTTTTAAAGGCTGCAGCCCAGCTTCATCTTACCCCCCGCAAGTCTCCTACCTCGTTTCGCCGCCCGGATTGTCCATTGCCTCCTATAGCCGTGTCTGCCGGACATACCTCTGCAATAACCTCACCAACATGGATCCTTTTGTGAAACTCAAGGCCAAGGCTCCTAAGACTTTAGCATCTTCTTCCCATAGTTGCCCAACCTGTGTGGGCGAGCACTCCAAGGACTGCCTCCCAAATTTTGTCACCACCGAGGCTTGCCCCAACAATGCTACTGAGTGTTACAGGTCCACCTTAAAATTTCAGGCAG GGTATCTCAATACCACCTTCCTCCTCATGGGCTGTGCTCGTGAAAACACCGATATTTTATCCCACTTTCACCATATTGGCAGCATCAGAGTGACTGAGGCCATCAACATCTTAGAGAGGGCCCAGTTTGCTGGTGCAGAGCCCTCTAGTGGGAGACCTGCTTGGGGCATCCTCTTAGGCCTTCTGTTTGCCTTCAGGGACTGA